In a genomic window of Acidobacteriota bacterium:
- a CDS encoding PQQ-binding-like beta-propeller repeat protein translates to MTQGLHRRLVPLAAAAVLASGGSAGAQPSLPDGEWHAIGRDAANTKYSPLDQIDADNFTDLAIAWRWTSLSTAVAEANERIRPSQFKSVPLMAGGLVYVSTALGQVAALDAGSGEPVWTYDPQIYAYLDRPPNMGWHHRGVSYWKDSQSDDARIFIASHDKRLVALNARTGRRYPDFGTGGYVDLTAGFEREIDASRMTWSSPVAIAGDTVIVGSIVQDGRITLREASPGHVRAYAARTGEMRWIFRTIPRGDDFGADTWGNESWRYSGHSNVWSYMAVDEEAGYVYLPTGTPSNDWYGGMRPGDNLFAESIVAVDVETGERVWHFQAIHHGLWDWDFPTGPNLLDITVDGRPVKAIAQVSKQGFTYVFDRITGEPVWPIEERPVPQGNVPGEWYSPTQPFPTKPPPFDRQGFAIEDVIDFTPELRAEALRIINSRARFGPLFSPPVVRGAEVPFIQVPGAGGGANWQGAAVDVETGQLFVSSSSTLIVVEVVPYDPPATVGYFTDPWGVGLSGPRGLPLFKPPYKRVTAMDLNTGEQSWMAPHGDGPRYHPALRDLDLPPLGGGGGIGSGPLVTPTLLIMNHGGRGYESAADMALGEATGDPTADAALLMAASTRTISAYDKETGEHLGSVPLPAIPGGNPMTYLHEGKQYIVVAVGRGGADAELIALALP, encoded by the coding sequence ATGACCCAGGGACTGCATCGTCGTCTGGTTCCACTCGCGGCGGCGGCCGTTCTGGCGAGTGGCGGTTCCGCCGGGGCGCAGCCCTCGCTGCCCGACGGCGAGTGGCACGCCATCGGCCGGGACGCGGCCAACACCAAGTACTCGCCGCTCGACCAGATCGACGCGGACAACTTCACGGACCTGGCGATCGCGTGGCGCTGGACGTCGCTCTCCACCGCTGTGGCCGAGGCCAACGAGCGCATCCGTCCCAGTCAGTTCAAGTCGGTGCCATTGATGGCGGGCGGGCTGGTCTACGTCAGCACCGCGCTCGGGCAGGTGGCGGCGCTCGACGCCGGCAGCGGCGAGCCGGTCTGGACCTATGACCCGCAGATCTACGCGTATCTCGACCGGCCGCCCAACATGGGCTGGCACCACCGCGGGGTCTCGTATTGGAAGGACTCGCAGAGCGACGACGCGCGCATCTTCATCGCCAGCCACGACAAGCGGCTGGTTGCGCTGAACGCGCGCACCGGCCGGCGCTATCCCGACTTCGGCACTGGCGGCTACGTCGACCTCACGGCCGGCTTCGAGCGCGAGATCGACGCCTCGCGGATGACCTGGTCGTCCCCGGTCGCCATCGCCGGCGACACGGTGATCGTCGGCAGCATCGTGCAGGACGGGCGGATTACGCTGCGCGAGGCATCTCCGGGCCACGTGCGGGCCTACGCCGCGCGCACCGGCGAGATGAGGTGGATCTTCCGGACCATCCCGCGGGGCGACGACTTCGGCGCCGACACGTGGGGCAACGAGTCGTGGCGCTACAGCGGGCATTCCAACGTCTGGTCCTACATGGCGGTCGACGAGGAGGCGGGCTACGTTTATCTGCCGACCGGCACGCCGTCGAACGACTGGTACGGCGGCATGCGGCCGGGCGACAACCTGTTCGCCGAGAGTATCGTCGCGGTCGACGTCGAGACGGGCGAGCGGGTCTGGCACTTCCAGGCCATCCACCACGGGCTCTGGGACTGGGACTTCCCGACCGGGCCGAACCTGCTGGACATCACCGTCGACGGCCGCCCGGTCAAGGCCATCGCGCAGGTGAGCAAGCAGGGCTTCACCTACGTCTTCGATCGGATCACCGGCGAGCCGGTGTGGCCGATCGAGGAGCGGCCGGTGCCGCAAGGCAACGTGCCCGGCGAGTGGTACTCGCCCACGCAGCCGTTTCCGACGAAGCCGCCGCCGTTCGACCGGCAGGGCTTCGCGATCGAGGACGTGATCGACTTCACGCCGGAGCTGCGCGCCGAGGCGCTCCGGATCATCAACAGCCGGGCGCGGTTCGGGCCGCTCTTCTCGCCGCCGGTGGTGCGCGGGGCCGAGGTGCCGTTCATCCAGGTGCCGGGGGCCGGAGGCGGCGCGAACTGGCAGGGCGCGGCGGTGGACGTGGAGACGGGGCAGCTATTCGTCTCGTCGTCCAGCACGCTGATCGTCGTGGAGGTGGTGCCGTACGACCCGCCGGCCACGGTGGGGTACTTCACCGATCCTTGGGGCGTCGGCCTGTCGGGCCCGCGAGGGCTGCCGCTGTTCAAGCCGCCCTACAAGCGGGTGACCGCGATGGATCTGAACACCGGCGAGCAGAGCTGGATGGCGCCGCATGGGGACGGCCCGCGCTACCACCCGGCGTTGCGCGACCTGGATCTGCCGCCCCTCGGTGGCGGGGGCGGGATCGGCTCCGGCCCGCTGGTGACGCCGACGTTGCTGATCATGAACCACGGCGGGCGCGGCTACGAGTCGGCGGCAGACATGGCGCTGGGTGAGGCGACCGGTGACCCGACGGCGGACGCCGCGCTGCTGATGGCGGCCAGCACGCGCACTATCAGCGCCTACGACAAGGAGACCGGCGAGCACCTCGGTTCGGTGCCGCTGCCGGCGATCCCGGGTGGCAACCCGATGACGTACCTCCACGAGGGGAAGCAGTACATCGTCGTCGCGGTCGGCCGCGGCGGAGCGGATGCGGAGCTCATCGCGCTGGCTCTGCCTTGA
- a CDS encoding AAA family ATPase, with translation MYLKSLQIERFRAFRRTDVSFRYPGAVASVKLKYPNINLLLGNNGMGKSAALKAAALALMSPVLASTGYRPYSLVRREVDKSPRDAAVQAHVALSDQDREGDSGPPPDKPMLIARISRVRTTERCVFDPALATRVWDPMYSEDSAAFFFVGYGVSRTVESSAKVDSSLRRRLRHVRYERVASLFEEQATLMPLAGWLPTLQATNLQRYQEVEVLLNELLPDGTDFHGKMLNGDYTFSHRDLEVSFSALSDGFRAYIGWIGDLLYHMCQCCPNGTALVDHRGIVMIDEVDLHLHPQWQLEVLPTVSRAFPQLQFLCTTHSPIVAGTVESANLFLLLAEGETASFLATPDREVHGLTADQILTSSHFGLVSTRAPDFYEELRKVSGDVSRGKPGAAVRFMEMTSLGSAAQVDGE, from the coding sequence ATGTACCTGAAGTCACTGCAGATCGAGCGATTCCGGGCCTTCAGGCGCACGGACGTCTCCTTCCGCTACCCGGGGGCGGTCGCGTCCGTGAAGCTGAAGTACCCCAACATCAACCTGCTCCTGGGCAACAACGGGATGGGCAAGTCAGCGGCGCTCAAGGCGGCCGCGCTCGCACTCATGAGTCCCGTCCTGGCATCGACCGGCTACCGACCGTATTCGCTTGTGCGACGGGAAGTGGACAAGTCTCCCAGGGACGCCGCAGTCCAGGCACACGTTGCACTCAGCGACCAGGATCGCGAAGGAGACAGCGGCCCCCCACCAGACAAACCAATGCTGATCGCACGAATCTCGCGTGTGCGTACCACGGAGAGATGCGTGTTCGATCCCGCTTTGGCAACTCGTGTTTGGGATCCGATGTACAGCGAGGATTCGGCGGCCTTCTTCTTCGTCGGTTACGGAGTCTCCCGCACCGTTGAGAGTTCCGCGAAGGTGGATTCGAGCCTCCGCCGCCGCTTGCGGCACGTTCGTTACGAAAGGGTGGCCAGCCTATTCGAGGAACAGGCCACGCTAATGCCACTCGCGGGATGGTTGCCGACCCTCCAGGCGACCAACCTCCAGCGGTACCAAGAAGTCGAAGTGCTGCTGAACGAGCTGCTGCCCGACGGCACCGACTTTCACGGTAAGATGCTGAACGGAGACTACACCTTCAGCCACCGTGACCTCGAGGTTTCGTTTTCCGCGCTGTCAGACGGATTCCGCGCCTACATCGGGTGGATTGGAGATCTCCTCTACCACATGTGTCAGTGTTGCCCGAACGGAACGGCTCTCGTGGACCACCGCGGGATCGTGATGATTGACGAGGTCGATCTACACCTGCATCCGCAGTGGCAGCTCGAAGTACTACCAACCGTTTCCCGAGCCTTTCCCCAACTCCAGTTCCTGTGCACGACGCACAGCCCCATCGTGGCGGGAACTGTAGAGTCGGCCAATCTGTTCCTGCTCTTGGCGGAGGGCGAGACCGCATCCTTTCTGGCAACGCCTGATCGGGAAGTCCACGGATTGACAGCCGACCAGATCCTCACCAGCTCTCATTTCGGTCTCGTGTCGACACGGGCCCCGGACTTCTACGAGGAGCTCCGCAAAGTGTCGGGCGACGTGTCGCGCGGAAAGCCGGGCGCAGCCGTCCGGTTCATGGAAATGACGTCCTTGGGCTCAGCGGCACAAGTCGACGGCGAGTAG
- a CDS encoding S9 family peptidase, translating to MRYSCPRATVSPVALATGFVLLVGAAVPVVAQREFLDHDDVLHWNTVDDPTLSPDGEWLAFVLTPMEGDPALTLKAAAGGGRALTVRGKRPTFTSDSRHLVYAVPALESEVDALEREGKEGEELPKDALAVADIGAVIVDGDAGPSGIRDLGPVESYEVAREGSWIAYMPVEEDGADGSRESEAENATGERARQGEASESGTAAEGDVDDEKDEGSTLVLLHLATGDETRYDLVADYEFAEEAAVLAFTTSTKDGSGNGAHVVALDDVTQRALLEGDGRYEQLALSKDGAQVAFLTDRDDSTSDQPEFTLYRAGAPDWRAEPLAASGTDGVPDGWWVSEHGEVRFSEGGALLHFGTAPRPAAEAEDETLEEDEVTLDIWNWKDPYLQPMQLVQADDERKRTYAAAFHRDGGAVVQLGTADVPTVRFAAESDAGHALGVTDMPYRQLLSWDGRYNDLYAIDLARGTRRPVANKVGRFARAAISPAGKYAAWWNGAERQWKVVRLERGEPLTASADVPHPVWNELDDHPHDPPPYGSAGWTADDGAFLFYDRFDVWRFEPESGRTINLTAGAGRESQTRFRYARTEPELDHIPEGEALWQAFHDQSKQGGLYQGRTDREASPAEVVMADKSFRLRGKAKDADRWLLTREDFREFPDLWVTDRGITDMQRVSDANPQQADYRWGSAELVEWTSNDGVELQGMLFKPDGFDPAEKYPLLVYFYERMSDGLHTWRTPRPGSSSVSVPFYVSRGYVMFIPDIPYEIGYPGESALDAVVPGVLDLLDEGFVDRDRIGVQGHSWGGYQIAYMITKTDLFAAAEAGAPVSNMTSAYGGIRWQTGMSRMFQYERTQSRIGGSLWEATAEYLHNSPLFFADKIRTPVLMMHNDEDGAVPWYQGIELFVALRRLQKPAWLLNYNGEGHGLRRDANRKDWAVRMQQFFDYYLQDAPAPVWMEKGVPAVDKGRTLGTELVKPDSR from the coding sequence ATGAGATACTCGTGCCCACGCGCCACAGTCTCCCCGGTGGCCCTCGCAACCGGCTTCGTCCTGCTCGTCGGCGCCGCCGTTCCCGTTGTCGCGCAGCGGGAATTCCTCGACCACGACGACGTGCTGCACTGGAACACCGTCGACGACCCGACCCTGTCGCCTGACGGAGAGTGGCTTGCCTTCGTCCTCACGCCCATGGAGGGGGACCCGGCGCTCACCCTGAAAGCGGCCGCCGGAGGCGGTCGCGCGCTGACGGTCCGGGGCAAAAGGCCGACCTTCACGTCGGACTCCCGCCACCTCGTCTACGCGGTCCCGGCGCTGGAATCGGAAGTCGACGCCCTCGAGCGCGAGGGAAAGGAGGGCGAGGAGCTCCCGAAGGACGCCCTCGCGGTGGCGGATATCGGCGCCGTAATCGTCGACGGAGACGCCGGGCCGAGCGGGATCCGCGACCTCGGACCGGTGGAGAGCTACGAGGTCGCGCGAGAGGGAAGCTGGATCGCGTACATGCCGGTGGAGGAAGACGGCGCGGACGGCTCCCGGGAATCGGAGGCGGAGAACGCCACCGGGGAACGGGCTCGGCAAGGCGAAGCGAGCGAGAGCGGCACGGCCGCGGAAGGAGATGTCGACGACGAGAAGGACGAAGGCTCCACGCTGGTCCTTCTGCACCTGGCTACCGGTGACGAGACACGCTACGACCTCGTCGCCGACTACGAATTCGCCGAGGAAGCCGCCGTCCTGGCGTTCACCACCTCGACGAAGGACGGGTCCGGAAACGGGGCCCACGTGGTGGCGTTGGACGACGTCACGCAGCGCGCGCTGCTCGAGGGCGACGGACGCTATGAGCAACTGGCGTTGTCGAAGGACGGCGCGCAGGTCGCCTTCCTGACGGACCGGGACGATTCAACCTCGGACCAGCCCGAGTTCACGCTGTACCGGGCCGGGGCGCCGGACTGGCGGGCAGAACCCCTCGCCGCTTCCGGCACGGACGGGGTTCCCGACGGCTGGTGGGTCAGCGAGCACGGTGAGGTCCGCTTCTCGGAGGGCGGCGCCCTTCTCCACTTCGGGACGGCGCCTCGGCCGGCGGCGGAAGCCGAGGACGAGACGCTGGAGGAGGACGAGGTCACCCTCGACATCTGGAACTGGAAAGACCCCTACCTGCAGCCGATGCAGCTCGTGCAGGCCGATGACGAACGGAAGCGCACGTACGCTGCGGCGTTCCACCGGGACGGCGGCGCTGTCGTGCAACTGGGCACGGCCGACGTCCCGACGGTCCGGTTCGCCGCGGAGTCGGACGCCGGGCACGCGCTCGGCGTCACCGACATGCCGTACCGGCAGCTCCTGTCCTGGGACGGGCGCTACAACGACCTCTACGCCATCGATCTGGCCAGGGGAACGCGTCGTCCCGTTGCGAACAAGGTCGGGCGCTTCGCCCGCGCCGCCATCTCGCCGGCCGGGAAGTACGCGGCGTGGTGGAACGGCGCAGAACGGCAGTGGAAGGTGGTGCGACTGGAGCGCGGTGAGCCGCTGACCGCGAGCGCCGACGTTCCGCACCCGGTCTGGAACGAGCTGGACGACCACCCGCACGATCCGCCCCCCTACGGCTCGGCCGGCTGGACCGCGGACGACGGCGCGTTCCTGTTCTACGACCGCTTCGACGTCTGGCGCTTCGAGCCCGAGTCGGGCCGGACCATCAACCTCACGGCGGGCGCGGGCAGGGAGTCGCAGACTCGCTTCCGCTACGCGCGGACCGAGCCCGAGCTGGACCACATCCCGGAGGGAGAAGCGCTCTGGCAGGCGTTCCACGACCAGAGCAAGCAGGGCGGACTCTACCAGGGCCGCACGGACCGCGAGGCCTCACCGGCCGAGGTGGTCATGGCGGACAAGAGCTTCCGGCTGCGCGGCAAGGCGAAGGACGCGGACCGCTGGCTGCTCACCCGCGAGGACTTCCGGGAGTTCCCGGACCTGTGGGTGACTGACCGTGGGATCACCGACATGCAGCGCGTGTCGGACGCCAATCCACAGCAGGCCGACTACCGGTGGGGTTCGGCCGAGCTCGTCGAGTGGACATCCAACGACGGCGTCGAGCTGCAGGGCATGCTGTTCAAGCCCGATGGCTTCGATCCCGCGGAGAAGTACCCCCTGCTCGTGTACTTCTACGAGCGGATGTCGGACGGCCTCCATACGTGGCGAACGCCCCGGCCGGGCAGCTCATCAGTGTCGGTTCCCTTCTACGTCAGTCGCGGCTACGTGATGTTCATCCCCGACATTCCCTACGAGATCGGTTACCCGGGCGAGAGCGCCCTCGACGCGGTCGTCCCCGGCGTGCTCGACCTCCTCGACGAAGGCTTCGTCGACCGGGATCGGATCGGCGTCCAGGGCCATTCCTGGGGCGGATACCAGATCGCGTACATGATCACCAAGACCGACCTCTTCGCCGCGGCCGAGGCGGGCGCCCCGGTCAGCAACATGACGAGCGCCTACGGCGGCATCCGCTGGCAGACCGGCATGAGCCGGATGTTCCAGTACGAACGGACGCAGAGTCGCATCGGCGGCTCGCTCTGGGAAGCCACCGCCGAGTACCTGCACAACTCGCCGCTGTTCTTCGCCGACAAGATCCGCACCCCGGTGCTGATGATGCACAACGACGAGGACGGGGCGGTGCCGTGGTACCAGGGTATCGAGCTGTTCGTCGCCCTGCGCCGGCTGCAGAAACCGGCGTGGCTGCTCAACTACAACGGCGAGGGCCATGGCCTGCGCCGCGACGCCAACCGCAAGGACTGGGCGGTCCGCATGCAGCAGTTCTTCGACTACTACCTGCAGGACGCGCCCGCCCCGGTGTGGATGGAGAAGGGCGTCCCGGCCGTCGACAAGGGCCGGACCCTGGGGACGGAGCTCGTGAAGCCGGACTCACGGTGA
- a CDS encoding nucleoid-structuring protein H-NS, translated as MSERAPQDTPAGHWISYRPEIKVMDCTIRDGGLMNDHQFPDETVKAVYQACVESGIDYMEIGYINSRKQFPPGQFGPWKHSVESDIRRIVGDNDTPLKLSAMADAEKSDYAEDILPKSESVLDLIRVATYIHQIPLALDMIKDAHDKGYETSLNLMALSTVPERELNEALALVAQSEADVICIVDSFGALYCEQIDDYMTTFRSYAAPAGKEVGMHAHNNRQLAFANTVQATIKGANRLDASMAGLGRGAGNCAMELLLSFLHNPKFRLRPVLHCIQHHIEPMREALKWGFDYPYMMTGVLNQHPRAGMAFNESDDRGDIIKFYDSLEDPD; from the coding sequence ATGAGTGAGCGAGCGCCGCAGGACACCCCTGCGGGCCACTGGATTTCGTACCGCCCCGAGATCAAGGTGATGGACTGCACCATTCGGGACGGCGGCCTGATGAACGACCACCAGTTCCCGGACGAGACCGTCAAGGCGGTCTACCAGGCCTGCGTCGAGAGCGGCATCGACTACATGGAGATCGGCTACATCAACTCGCGGAAGCAGTTCCCGCCCGGCCAGTTCGGTCCCTGGAAGCACAGCGTGGAGAGCGACATCCGCCGCATCGTCGGCGACAACGACACGCCGCTGAAGCTGTCGGCGATGGCCGACGCCGAGAAGAGCGACTACGCCGAGGACATTCTGCCCAAGTCGGAGAGCGTGCTCGACCTGATCCGGGTGGCCACCTACATCCACCAGATTCCGCTGGCCCTGGACATGATCAAGGACGCCCACGACAAGGGCTACGAGACCAGCCTCAACCTGATGGCCCTGTCGACGGTCCCCGAGCGGGAGCTGAACGAGGCGCTGGCGCTGGTCGCCCAGTCCGAGGCGGACGTCATCTGCATAGTGGACAGCTTCGGCGCGCTCTACTGCGAGCAGATCGACGACTACATGACCACCTTCCGGAGTTACGCCGCGCCGGCCGGCAAGGAAGTCGGCATGCACGCCCACAACAACCGGCAGCTCGCCTTCGCCAACACCGTGCAGGCGACGATCAAGGGCGCCAACCGGCTGGACGCCAGCATGGCGGGTCTCGGGCGCGGGGCGGGCAACTGCGCGATGGAGCTGCTGCTCAGCTTTCTGCACAACCCCAAGTTCCGGCTGCGGCCGGTCCTGCACTGCATCCAGCACCACATCGAGCCGATGCGCGAGGCCCTGAAGTGGGGCTTCGACTACCCCTACATGATGACCGGGGTGCTCAACCAGCATCCGCGGGCGGGGATGGCGTTCAACGAGTCCGACGACCGCGGCGACATCATCAAGTTCTACGACTCTCTGGAAGACCCGGACTGA
- a CDS encoding glycine--tRNA ligase subunit alpha, giving the protein MTLQDLILTLSRFWSERGCLLQQPLDVEVGAGTMHPETFLRVIGPRHWNVAYVQPSRRPADGRFGENPNRLFKHHQFQVILKPSPDAAQRLYLDSLQACGIDPTRHDVRFEEDNWESPTLGAWGIGWQVLLDGLEITQFTYFQQAGGMDLAPISVELTYGLERIAMHLQGVDDVYDLAWAPGVSYREVRHREEVEQSKYAFGQVELEAGEFGRTHRDLFDRYYELGEQLLASGLTLPALDHCLKCSHTFNLLDASGSIGVTERAAYILRVRKLAVAIAEAHAAWERGRSSDGTGAEPAGGDAADDDAAPGHPRVEQVGEA; this is encoded by the coding sequence ATGACCCTCCAGGACTTGATCCTCACCCTGTCCCGTTTCTGGTCGGAGCGGGGCTGCCTGCTGCAGCAGCCGCTCGACGTCGAGGTGGGCGCCGGGACGATGCACCCGGAAACGTTCCTCCGCGTCATCGGGCCGCGCCACTGGAACGTCGCCTACGTCCAGCCGTCGCGCCGGCCCGCCGACGGCCGCTTCGGCGAGAACCCCAACCGGCTCTTCAAGCATCATCAGTTTCAGGTGATCCTGAAGCCGTCGCCGGACGCCGCCCAGCGTCTCTATCTGGACAGCCTGCAGGCGTGCGGCATCGATCCGACCCGCCACGACGTCCGCTTCGAGGAGGACAACTGGGAGTCGCCCACGCTGGGTGCGTGGGGCATCGGCTGGCAGGTGCTGCTCGACGGGCTCGAGATCACGCAGTTCACCTACTTCCAGCAGGCCGGCGGCATGGACCTGGCGCCGATCTCGGTGGAGCTGACCTACGGGCTCGAGCGCATCGCGATGCACCTGCAGGGGGTGGACGACGTGTACGACCTTGCCTGGGCGCCCGGCGTCTCCTACCGGGAGGTGCGGCATCGCGAGGAGGTCGAGCAGTCGAAGTACGCCTTCGGGCAGGTCGAGCTGGAGGCCGGCGAGTTCGGGCGGACGCACCGCGACCTGTTCGACCGCTACTACGAGTTGGGAGAGCAACTGCTGGCGTCCGGACTGACCCTGCCGGCCCTCGACCACTGCCTGAAGTGCTCGCACACCTTCAACCTGCTCGACGCGAGCGGCAGCATCGGCGTGACCGAACGGGCCGCCTACATCCTGCGCGTCAGGAAGCTGGCCGTCGCCATCGCCGAGGCGCACGCGGCGTGGGAGCGGGGCCGATCGTCCGACGGGACCGGCGCCGAGCCGGCGGGCGGCGACGCGGCGGACGATGACGCGGCGCCGGGCCATCCGCGGGTCGAGCAGGTCGGGGAAGCGTAG
- the glyS gene encoding glycine--tRNA ligase subunit beta: MEYRELLLEIGCEEMPASWIPGIEAQLADRLAAQLDAARIERRTPVRAFVAPRRLVATVAELADRQSDLEETVTGPPVRAAFDANGEPTRAALGFARKQGVDVADLARVQTPKGEYLACHRRQDGEDTRSLLGGVLAATLRGLAFPKAMRWDATLGDGRGEFLFGRPVRWLVFLYASRVVPFEIGRTPGAEAAGVAPVRAGSVTYGHRFFGGDGTPGAPIEVTSFADYRDRLEKACVLIDREDRSVRVTRELEDRANEVGGRLATLDRQSALHAEVPDLVEHPAVVTGAFPEEFLALPDEVLSTTMVHHQHYFPVVDERDRLSAHFLAVTNTPGDDPAASAAERRHAQARNARIARNSERVLVARLRDARFFWDADRTQRLEDRLDRLDTLLFHKRLGSYRDKSKRVEELAERIAGGVLGQSVEVARAARRAATLCKADLATDMVGEFPELQGAMGGVYAREQGEPEAVWKAIYHHYLPIGVAADDPPSRDDLGKAAAAWAAVALADKVDTVVGLFGAGEKPTGSRDPLGIRRQAQGMLRILIDLPELTGLDVRVPVGALLGPARNMHTKDDWSRVYWALDRKWKDGRSGKGVEEDTGLGRERVKELLEEHRSEVRQFTAQAGWPGYALKSRPVDFLLERLRYILEERGFDRRNVRAVTHQPLDEIRPLDARRKLEVLPEFTDTADFRTLATLFKRVKNIARERKDGSSSDEQFEPALTEPAERALLDELKSRRSIIDAAVSTGAGFREAFAEAARIGPAVDRFFNEVFVMVEDPTLQNVRLGLMQRVEQVILQLADVSEIVPETSS; encoded by the coding sequence ATGGAATACCGGGAGCTGCTCCTGGAGATCGGTTGCGAGGAGATGCCCGCAAGCTGGATTCCGGGCATCGAGGCGCAACTCGCCGACCGGCTGGCCGCGCAACTGGACGCGGCGCGTATCGAGCGCCGCACGCCGGTGCGGGCGTTCGTGGCTCCCCGGCGGCTCGTGGCCACGGTTGCGGAGCTGGCCGATCGGCAGTCGGATCTGGAGGAGACGGTGACCGGGCCGCCCGTCCGGGCCGCCTTCGACGCGAACGGCGAGCCGACGCGGGCCGCCCTTGGCTTCGCCCGCAAGCAGGGGGTGGACGTCGCCGACCTGGCGCGTGTGCAGACGCCGAAGGGCGAATACCTCGCCTGTCACCGCCGTCAGGACGGGGAGGACACGCGGTCCCTGCTGGGGGGCGTTCTCGCCGCCACGCTGCGCGGTCTGGCCTTTCCCAAGGCGATGCGCTGGGACGCCACCCTGGGCGACGGGCGCGGCGAGTTCCTCTTCGGCCGTCCCGTCCGGTGGCTCGTCTTCCTGTACGCCTCTCGGGTGGTGCCGTTCGAGATCGGCCGGACTCCGGGCGCGGAGGCTGCCGGGGTGGCGCCGGTCCGGGCCGGCAGCGTCACCTACGGGCACCGGTTCTTCGGTGGCGACGGCACGCCGGGAGCGCCGATCGAGGTGACGTCGTTCGCCGACTACCGCGACCGTCTCGAGAAAGCATGCGTGCTGATCGATCGGGAAGACCGCAGCGTTCGCGTCACTCGCGAGTTGGAGGACCGCGCCAATGAGGTCGGCGGCCGGCTGGCGACGCTCGACCGGCAGTCGGCGCTCCACGCCGAGGTGCCGGATCTGGTCGAGCATCCCGCGGTGGTGACCGGGGCCTTTCCCGAGGAGTTCCTCGCGTTGCCCGACGAGGTGCTCTCGACCACCATGGTGCACCACCAGCACTACTTCCCGGTCGTCGACGAGCGGGACCGACTCTCGGCGCACTTTCTCGCGGTGACCAACACGCCGGGCGACGATCCGGCCGCGAGTGCCGCCGAGCGCCGACACGCGCAGGCCCGCAATGCGCGTATCGCCCGCAACTCGGAGCGGGTGCTCGTGGCCCGCCTGCGCGACGCGCGCTTCTTCTGGGATGCGGATCGGACGCAGCGGCTCGAGGACCGGCTGGACCGGCTCGACACCCTCCTGTTTCACAAGCGGCTCGGCAGCTACCGCGACAAGTCGAAGCGGGTGGAGGAGCTGGCGGAACGGATCGCCGGCGGCGTACTGGGCCAATCCGTCGAGGTCGCCCGAGCAGCGCGGCGCGCGGCAACGCTCTGCAAGGCCGATCTGGCCACCGACATGGTGGGCGAGTTCCCGGAGCTGCAGGGCGCCATGGGCGGCGTCTACGCGCGCGAGCAGGGCGAGCCGGAGGCCGTCTGGAAGGCCATCTACCACCATTACCTGCCGATTGGCGTCGCCGCCGACGATCCGCCGTCGCGCGACGACCTGGGCAAGGCGGCGGCTGCCTGGGCAGCGGTGGCGCTGGCCGACAAGGTGGACACCGTGGTGGGTCTGTTCGGCGCCGGCGAGAAGCCGACCGGGTCGCGTGACCCCCTCGGGATTCGCCGCCAGGCGCAGGGGATGCTGCGGATCCTGATCGATCTTCCCGAGCTGACCGGGCTGGACGTTCGCGTTCCTGTCGGAGCGCTTCTCGGACCCGCCCGCAACATGCACACGAAGGATGACTGGTCCAGGGTGTATTGGGCGCTGGATCGCAAGTGGAAGGACGGCCGGTCCGGGAAGGGTGTCGAAGAGGACACCGGACTCGGTCGAGAACGCGTGAAGGAACTGCTTGAGGAGCATCGATCCGAGGTGCGCCAGTTCACGGCGCAAGCAGGGTGGCCAGGCTATGCCCTGAAGTCCAGGCCCGTAGATTTTCTCCTCGAACGACTTCGCTACATTCTCGAGGAGCGCGGATTCGACCGTCGCAACGTGCGCGCGGTGACGCACCAGCCGCTCGACGAGATTCGGCCCCTGGATGCCCGCCGCAAGCTGGAGGTGCTTCCGGAATTCACCGACACGGCCGACTTCCGGACCCTGGCGACGCTGTTCAAGCGCGTCAAGAACATCGCGCGGGAGCGCAAGGACGGCAGCTCATCGGACGAGCAGTTCGAACCGGCGCTCACCGAACCGGCCGAGCGGGCGCTGCTCGATGAACTGAAGTCACGTCGCTCCATCATCGACGCTGCCGTCAGCACGGGCGCCGGGTTCCGCGAGGCTTTCGCCGAGGCCGCGAGGATAGGCCCGGCCGTCGACCGCTTCTTCAACGAAGTGTTCGTCATGGTCGAGGACCCGACACTGCAAAATGTCCGTCTGGGCCTCATGCAGCGGGTCGAGCAGGTCATCCTGCAACTCGCGGACGTCTCCGAGATCGTTCCGGAAACGTCGTCCTGA